The Paenibacillus macerans genome includes a window with the following:
- the trxB gene encoding thioredoxin-disulfide reductase, whose translation MRKTMVIGTGPAGLTAAIYLARANLSPIVIEGTQPGGQLTTTTEVENFPGFPEGIMGPELMDNMRKQAERFGAEFRNGWVEGVDFSKRPFKVKLEGGEELEAESVIISTGASAKYLGIPGEQDNVGRGVSTCATCDGFFFRGKKILVIGGGDSAMEEANFLTRFATEVTVVHRREELRASKIMQDRAKGNGKISWALNRTPLEVVTDETGTVKGLKVRNNATGQEELLEAQGVFVAIGHTPNTKFLGGAVETDDHGYILVKPGTTETNVPGVFACGDVQDMRYRQAITAAGSGCMAAMDCEKFLEGSMVHDWSGN comes from the coding sequence ATGCGTAAAACGATGGTGATCGGCACCGGTCCGGCCGGACTGACGGCGGCGATTTATTTGGCGCGGGCCAATTTGAGCCCTATTGTGATTGAAGGGACGCAGCCGGGAGGGCAGTTGACCACGACGACGGAGGTGGAGAACTTCCCCGGCTTTCCGGAGGGTATCATGGGTCCCGAGCTGATGGACAATATGCGCAAGCAGGCGGAACGCTTCGGCGCCGAGTTCCGAAACGGCTGGGTGGAAGGAGTCGATTTCTCGAAACGTCCGTTTAAGGTGAAGCTTGAAGGCGGCGAGGAACTGGAGGCGGAGTCGGTCATTATCTCCACGGGCGCTTCGGCCAAGTATCTGGGCATTCCGGGCGAGCAGGACAACGTCGGGCGCGGCGTAAGCACCTGCGCGACGTGTGACGGATTTTTTTTCCGCGGCAAAAAAATCCTCGTCATAGGCGGCGGCGACTCCGCGATGGAGGAAGCGAATTTCCTGACCCGGTTTGCCACCGAGGTGACGGTGGTGCATCGGCGGGAGGAACTGCGCGCTTCGAAAATCATGCAGGATCGCGCTAAGGGCAACGGGAAGATCAGCTGGGCGCTGAACCGGACGCCGCTTGAAGTGGTCACGGACGAAACCGGGACCGTGAAGGGATTGAAGGTCCGCAACAACGCAACCGGCCAGGAGGAACTGTTGGAGGCGCAAGGGGTGTTTGTAGCGATCGGCCATACGCCGAACACGAAATTCCTGGGCGGGGCGGTCGAAACCGATGATCACGGCTACATACTAGTGAAGCCGGGGACGACGGAGACGAATGTGCCGGGCGTGTTCGCCTGCGGCGACGTGCAGGACATGCGCTATCGCCAGGCGATTACGGCGGCGGGTTCGGGCTGCATGGCCGCGATGGACTGCGAGAAGTTCCTCGAAGGCAGCATGGTGCACGATTGGAGCGGAAACTAA
- a CDS encoding ABC transporter ATP-binding protein: MNELIIQTEGLTKKYRGRAAVDDLSLKIAKGDIYGFLGPNGAGKTTTIRMLLGLIQPTAGTIRMFGKDLRKDKLAILRKIGSLVESPSYYGHLSAIDNLEAIRRILEVPKSRIDEVLDIVSLRGEARRPVKGFSLGMKQRLGIAAALLGSPELLILDEPTNGLDPTGIHEIRELIKNMPKQYGITVLVSSHLLGEMELMANTVGIIRQGQMVFQDTIDNLRLTAAHDMELVVSEPDAALWIARDLGTVGKLQDGTLKFPGLADAQVARLVKALVENGHAVYRVEQKKKSLEDIFMRIVGEGSSL; this comes from the coding sequence GTGAATGAACTGATCATTCAAACGGAAGGTTTAACGAAAAAATACCGCGGCCGCGCCGCGGTGGACGATTTAAGTCTGAAAATCGCCAAAGGCGACATCTACGGTTTCCTTGGGCCCAACGGGGCCGGGAAAACGACGACGATCCGGATGCTCCTCGGGCTGATCCAGCCGACGGCCGGGACGATCCGCATGTTCGGCAAAGACCTGCGCAAAGACAAACTGGCTATTTTGCGCAAGATCGGGTCTCTGGTGGAATCGCCGTCCTATTACGGGCATTTGAGCGCGATCGACAATCTGGAAGCGATCCGCCGCATTCTCGAGGTGCCGAAATCGCGCATCGACGAAGTGCTCGACATCGTCTCGCTGCGCGGCGAAGCGCGCCGCCCGGTCAAGGGCTTCTCGCTCGGCATGAAGCAGCGGCTTGGCATCGCCGCCGCCCTGCTGGGCAGCCCCGAGCTGCTTATTTTGGACGAGCCGACGAATGGCCTTGACCCGACCGGGATCCACGAAATCCGCGAGCTGATCAAAAACATGCCGAAGCAGTACGGCATCACCGTGCTCGTCTCCAGCCACCTGCTCGGGGAAATGGAGCTGATGGCGAATACGGTCGGCATTATCCGTCAGGGCCAGATGGTGTTCCAGGACACGATCGACAACCTGCGCCTCACTGCGGCGCACGATATGGAGCTGGTCGTCTCCGAGCCCGATGCGGCCCTGTGGATCGCCCGCGATTTGGGGACGGTCGGGAAACTACAGGACGGTACGCTCAAGTTCCCCGGCCTGGCTGACGCGCAGGTCGCCCGTTTGGTGAAAGCCCTGGTGGAGAACGGGCACGCCGTCTACCGGGTCGAGCAAAAGAAAAAGTCCCTGGAGGACATCTTCATGCGGATCGTCGGGGAGGGGAGCTCCCTATGA
- a CDS encoding ABC transporter permease translates to MMLRALSADFLKIRRKGIWFLIFLAPLGLVAMQALNFGLRFDYLMKRYADDPWGGLLKNISGFVPIALFLGCTLVSSLVANVEHQLSSWKQLLALPISRTAVFGAKFLLCLLLLSVSCILLPIATIILGLVFGFALNGIPLADLARIGFFPLFAALPLLALQLWLSLTYRNPSLPVSLGVVLSLVSPFTLDLSEWFPLNWPVFGYLGPHREWFVALGIAVGAVILLAGLVHFNRKDVD, encoded by the coding sequence ATGATGCTGCGCGCATTGTCGGCGGACTTTCTGAAAATCCGCCGCAAAGGCATATGGTTCCTGATCTTTCTCGCCCCGCTCGGGCTCGTAGCCATGCAGGCGCTGAATTTCGGACTCCGCTTCGACTATTTGATGAAGAGGTACGCCGACGACCCTTGGGGAGGACTGTTAAAAAACATTTCCGGGTTCGTCCCGATCGCCCTGTTTCTCGGCTGCACGCTGGTCAGTTCCCTGGTGGCGAATGTCGAGCATCAACTAAGCTCCTGGAAACAGCTGCTGGCTTTGCCGATTTCCCGCACGGCCGTATTCGGCGCCAAGTTCCTGCTCTGTTTGCTGCTGCTGTCCGTTTCCTGCATTTTGCTGCCGATCGCCACGATAATCCTCGGCCTTGTTTTTGGCTTCGCCCTGAATGGAATACCTCTGGCGGATTTGGCGCGGATCGGGTTTTTCCCGCTGTTCGCCGCGCTGCCCTTGCTCGCATTGCAGCTCTGGCTTTCGCTCACTTACCGCAACCCGTCGCTGCCCGTATCGCTTGGCGTGGTCCTGTCGCTCGTATCCCCGTTTACGCTGGACCTGTCCGAGTGGTTCCCGCTCAACTGGCCGGTGTTCGGGTATCTTGGTCCGCATCGCGAATGGTTCGTGGCGCTAGGCATCGCCGTCGGCGCGGTGATTTTGCTGGCCGGACTCGTTCATTTCAACCGAAAGGATGTGGATTGA
- a CDS encoding tetratricopeptide repeat protein yields the protein MHEKKQPSGDMRGKVLPLSMDAGFFFERAVSSLDRYHYDKALKYFRKAVEYEPENPVNHCNMAGILSEMGDYEASNEVLATVLRDIDPTMTECYFYMANNYANMDLFEAAEEALVTYLEEDASGYFLTEAEEMMDLLQYELDRPTKLKSIKSREGLYEHDQARALLEEGKFNQAVKLLEELVQGRPDFLAARNNLALGYYYLGHFDKAMGMVHEVLAQDPGNLHGLCNLAVFYQHEGNREAMEELAERLSNIVPFHQEHVFKLATTMGMLGRHEAAFGHFKRLLQNEEMRREPSVSHYAAVAAYYTGRYAEARRLWQHVKRLDPGSSVAGFYLAQLDQSGGGDEASKPFSVNYQYLLPFEEQLKRWETSEDGFPADLKDNPLVRSSFFWALRHGDAKTKLQVIQALGLIADQEVEEALQAFLLEPEEDEYLKDMALFVLRSLGVSKMLPVRFGAATTMVDPSRVTTKLPVWEREWQSVINLAMRQMRPSYDLQQQHDMETLWVDFLTRLYPDTPKITHLEGWAAALEYLTAKMHRRPVTYEQVASKYNISASTARRYASRVDEVCGVKEKIEAIFPSVR from the coding sequence TTGCACGAGAAAAAACAACCGTCCGGGGATATGCGCGGGAAAGTGCTGCCGCTCTCGATGGATGCGGGCTTTTTCTTTGAGAGAGCCGTCTCTTCGTTAGACCGCTATCACTACGACAAGGCATTGAAATATTTTCGCAAAGCCGTGGAGTACGAGCCGGAAAACCCGGTGAACCACTGCAATATGGCGGGAATTCTTTCGGAGATGGGAGATTATGAGGCATCCAACGAGGTATTGGCCACCGTGCTTCGGGATATCGATCCGACCATGACGGAATGTTATTTCTACATGGCCAACAATTACGCCAATATGGACTTGTTTGAAGCGGCGGAGGAAGCGCTGGTGACGTATTTGGAGGAGGATGCCAGCGGCTATTTCCTGACCGAAGCGGAAGAGATGATGGATCTGCTCCAATACGAGCTGGATCGTCCGACCAAGCTGAAAAGCATCAAGTCGAGGGAGGGCTTGTACGAGCACGATCAGGCCAGGGCCCTGCTCGAGGAAGGCAAGTTCAACCAGGCGGTGAAGCTGCTGGAGGAACTGGTGCAAGGCCGCCCCGATTTCCTGGCCGCCCGCAACAACCTGGCGCTTGGCTATTATTACCTCGGGCATTTTGACAAGGCGATGGGTATGGTGCATGAGGTGTTGGCGCAGGATCCCGGCAACCTGCACGGGCTGTGCAATTTGGCCGTGTTTTATCAGCATGAGGGGAATCGGGAAGCGATGGAGGAACTGGCGGAACGCTTGAGCAACATCGTGCCGTTTCACCAGGAGCATGTGTTCAAGCTGGCTACGACGATGGGCATGTTGGGCCGGCACGAGGCGGCCTTCGGGCACTTCAAGCGGCTGCTGCAGAACGAAGAGATGCGCCGTGAACCCAGCGTTTCCCACTATGCGGCGGTAGCCGCTTATTACACCGGGCGGTACGCCGAGGCGCGGAGGCTGTGGCAGCACGTGAAAAGGCTCGATCCCGGCTCCTCCGTGGCCGGCTTTTATCTGGCGCAGCTGGATCAAAGCGGCGGCGGGGATGAGGCATCCAAGCCGTTTTCGGTCAATTACCAGTACCTGCTGCCGTTTGAGGAGCAGCTTAAGCGTTGGGAGACATCCGAAGACGGCTTCCCTGCCGATCTCAAGGACAACCCGCTCGTCCGCTCCTCGTTCTTCTGGGCGCTGCGCCACGGGGATGCGAAGACGAAGCTGCAGGTCATTCAGGCGCTGGGCCTGATCGCCGACCAGGAGGTTGAGGAAGCGCTGCAGGCTTTTTTGCTGGAGCCGGAGGAAGATGAGTACTTGAAGGATATGGCTCTTTTTGTGCTGCGTAGTCTGGGCGTGAGCAAAATGCTTCCGGTTCGCTTCGGGGCGGCCACAACGATGGTCGATCCTAGCCGCGTGACGACGAAGCTGCCGGTTTGGGAGCGCGAGTGGCAATCGGTGATCAACCTGGCGATGAGACAGATGCGGCCCAGCTATGATCTCCAGCAGCAGCATGATATGGAGACGCTGTGGGTTGATTTTTTGACCCGGCTCTATCCGGATACGCCGAAAATTACGCACTTGGAAGGCTGGGCGGCGGCGCTGGAGTATTTGACGGCCAAAATGCACCGCCGGCCCGTAACCTATGAGCAGGTGGCGAGCAAATACAATATTTCCGCTTCGACGGCCCGCCGGTATGCTTCGCGGGTCGATGAAGTGTGCGGCGTGAAAGAGAAAATCGAGGCGATTTTTCCATCGGTACGGTAG
- a CDS encoding carbohydrate ABC transporter permease, whose product MEERTYRQANIQSSLKPEKWRWEKEWTIALIFLLPVLAFIGVFAFYPTFYAVYLSFYNSKFLVFDRTFVGLKNYAEVLGSSVFWLPLWKTAVFTFWSVVFQFGLGLLLALSLKKTFRINGFLRSLIVIPWILSPIVVAVIFQLFYISDRTGLLNYMLMSVGVISEPIPWLGVENAMNMVIVANVWFGMPFSMIMLLAGLQSIQNDVYEASMIDGANKLLQLWYITLPLLKPTILVTLVWITTSTFNEFDLVYALTAGGPLESTNLLGIQMYNTAFKIGQFEKGSTIAVLMFLINLFMSVVYYRMLRRKEG is encoded by the coding sequence ATGGAGGAGCGGACTTACAGGCAAGCCAATATACAATCCTCTTTAAAGCCCGAGAAGTGGAGATGGGAAAAGGAATGGACGATAGCGCTCATTTTTCTGCTCCCGGTGCTGGCGTTTATCGGCGTATTCGCTTTTTACCCGACTTTTTATGCCGTGTACCTCAGCTTTTACAATAGCAAATTTCTTGTATTCGACCGCACGTTTGTCGGTCTGAAAAATTACGCAGAAGTTCTAGGAAGCTCCGTATTCTGGCTCCCGCTGTGGAAAACTGCCGTGTTTACGTTCTGGTCTGTCGTCTTTCAGTTCGGGCTCGGCCTCCTGTTAGCGCTCAGTTTGAAAAAGACGTTTCGAATCAACGGTTTTCTGCGCAGCCTGATTGTCATTCCATGGATCTTGTCGCCGATCGTGGTCGCCGTCATCTTCCAATTGTTCTACATCTCCGACCGGACCGGTCTGCTTAATTACATGCTGATGTCCGTCGGCGTCATTTCCGAGCCGATTCCCTGGCTTGGCGTGGAGAATGCCATGAATATGGTCATCGTCGCCAACGTGTGGTTTGGCATGCCGTTTTCGATGATCATGCTGCTTGCCGGACTGCAATCCATCCAAAATGACGTTTATGAAGCTTCCATGATTGACGGAGCCAACAAACTGCTGCAGCTCTGGTACATTACGCTGCCGCTGCTGAAGCCGACGATTCTCGTGACGTTGGTATGGATTACCACCAGTACCTTTAACGAATTTGACCTGGTGTATGCCCTAACGGCCGGCGGCCCGCTCGAATCGACCAATCTGCTGGGCATTCAGATGTACAATACGGCGTTCAAGATAGGGCAATTTGAAAAAGGCTCGACGATTGCCGTGCTGATGTTCCTGATCAACTTGTTCATGAGTGTCGTGTATTACCGAATGCTGAGAAGGAAGGAGGGCTGA
- a CDS encoding ROK family transcriptional regulator yields MKNATIGNPQLIRSMNETIALEFILQHGRLSRADLSRITGLSKPTVSSAIANLLASGLIREVGHGESGPGRKPTLIEFNGSSHYALAAEIAADHIHLALSNLLGETMAEHQYAIRDTNEPASLTAELKAKAEALLSGQGIGWNKVIHMAIGVPAVVDEQGELSIMVSKLRGLEKHLSKASLARVFPCRIILENDVNLAALAEFKEGAAAGSSLFAYLSLDAGIGAGLMIDGKLLRGLGGAAGEFGEMLIEPDVRLEERISEAGLFSLAEAVLRRDDIPSVLRGHAQMETADIFAAARSEDPAALQIIGEYSRIVARGIHNLCVVLAPRLVVLGGSVGENGEVMLPFLKEIIAAEFKDKPELKCTALRSKSVLKGAIQTAVAHTLEYIKDNLLANKARDNVAE; encoded by the coding sequence ATGAAAAATGCGACGATCGGGAATCCGCAATTAATCAGAAGCATGAACGAAACGATTGCCTTGGAATTTATTCTTCAGCATGGACGGCTCTCCAGAGCGGACCTCAGTCGAATTACCGGGCTCAGCAAGCCTACAGTGTCCTCGGCCATCGCCAACCTTCTCGCTTCCGGTTTAATCAGGGAGGTGGGCCACGGCGAGAGTGGACCTGGGAGAAAGCCGACATTGATCGAATTTAATGGCTCAAGCCATTATGCGCTGGCCGCAGAGATCGCCGCCGATCACATTCACTTAGCCCTATCGAACCTCCTTGGCGAAACGATGGCGGAGCACCAGTACGCTATTCGGGACACGAATGAGCCAGCTTCACTGACGGCAGAACTGAAGGCTAAGGCCGAGGCGCTCTTGTCCGGTCAAGGGATCGGTTGGAATAAAGTGATCCATATGGCGATTGGCGTCCCCGCCGTGGTGGACGAACAAGGCGAGCTGTCGATTATGGTTTCGAAGCTCCGCGGACTTGAGAAGCATCTCAGCAAGGCTTCCTTGGCTCGGGTGTTTCCCTGCCGCATTATTTTGGAAAATGACGTGAACCTGGCAGCGCTCGCGGAATTTAAGGAAGGGGCAGCGGCGGGAAGCAGCTTGTTCGCTTATTTGTCACTCGATGCCGGGATCGGCGCCGGCCTGATGATTGACGGCAAGCTGCTGCGCGGGCTCGGCGGGGCAGCTGGCGAATTCGGCGAGATGCTGATCGAGCCGGATGTCAGGCTGGAGGAACGCATCTCCGAAGCCGGGCTGTTCTCGCTCGCCGAAGCCGTGTTGCGCCGGGACGATATTCCATCCGTACTGCGGGGGCATGCGCAGATGGAGACGGCGGATATATTCGCGGCAGCGCGGAGCGAAGACCCGGCGGCACTGCAAATCATCGGGGAGTACAGCCGAATCGTAGCGAGAGGGATCCATAACCTTTGCGTTGTTTTGGCTCCCCGGCTGGTCGTGCTCGGCGGTTCAGTCGGAGAGAACGGCGAGGTTATGCTTCCTTTTCTGAAAGAGATCATCGCGGCGGAATTTAAGGATAAGCCCGAACTGAAATGCACGGCGCTGCGCAGCAAATCGGTGCTGAAAGGAGCGATCCAAACAGCGGTTGCCCATACCCTGGAATACATTAAAGACAACTTACTAGCGAACAAAGCGAGGGATAATGTTGCTGAATGA
- a CDS encoding ROK family protein gives MLNESTPEILIAGIDVGGTKTLLILSDLTGKVLSKRKIATSPDADPDVFFQRLIGEIEAMAKETGQGSEAIAGMGFGFPGVVDEETGVLTNAPAFPWVRANVKESIRKFFKGPLYLDNDVNVAAMGEKWRGAAAGAQHFLMVTVGTGIGGALVLNDELYKGSAHSAGELGYFVIEAPAPESAATQAKPEIRFGHFEQTASGTAIGQRARQFFTARERKSPILDLVQGDISRIDAKHVLQAAAQGDEVAWSILEEPVTHMAIGIANAISILNPALVVIGGGVAEAGNVYLDAVRSKVRGFTPIEATIVPAKLGNEAGAIGAVAGAVKRLKTSILGRNQG, from the coding sequence TTGCTGAATGAATCCACCCCGGAAATACTGATTGCCGGCATTGATGTCGGCGGAACTAAAACCTTGCTGATCCTGTCCGATCTGACGGGCAAGGTGCTGTCAAAACGAAAAATCGCCACATCGCCGGATGCCGATCCCGATGTTTTCTTTCAAAGGCTGATTGGCGAGATCGAAGCGATGGCGAAGGAAACGGGACAAGGCAGCGAAGCGATCGCGGGCATGGGCTTCGGTTTCCCGGGAGTTGTGGACGAGGAGACAGGGGTTCTAACCAATGCTCCGGCATTCCCTTGGGTCCGTGCCAATGTGAAGGAAAGCATCCGCAAGTTTTTTAAGGGCCCGTTGTATCTGGACAATGATGTCAATGTAGCCGCGATGGGGGAAAAATGGCGCGGTGCGGCGGCCGGTGCTCAACACTTTCTCATGGTCACGGTCGGCACTGGAATCGGCGGCGCGCTGGTGTTGAACGACGAGTTGTACAAAGGCTCCGCGCATTCGGCCGGTGAACTGGGCTATTTTGTGATTGAAGCTCCCGCTCCAGAATCCGCTGCAACACAAGCGAAACCGGAAATCCGATTCGGTCATTTTGAACAGACGGCTTCGGGAACGGCGATCGGCCAGCGGGCGCGGCAATTTTTCACCGCCCGGGAGCGAAAATCGCCCATCCTCGATCTGGTGCAGGGCGATATATCCCGTATCGACGCGAAGCATGTTCTCCAAGCAGCGGCGCAAGGAGATGAGGTGGCCTGGAGCATTCTGGAAGAGCCGGTTACCCATATGGCTATCGGCATCGCCAATGCCATTTCCATATTAAATCCTGCTTTAGTCGTGATTGGAGGTGGTGTAGCAGAAGCGGGCAATGTCTATTTAGATGCCGTTCGTTCGAAAGTCAGGGGGTTTACGCCGATCGAAGCGACGATCGTTCCGGCCAAGCTGGGCAATGAAGCGGGCGCGATCGGCGCCGTTGCTGGTGCAGTGAAGAGATTGAAAACATCCATTCTAGGGAGGAATCAAGGATGA
- a CDS encoding carbohydrate ABC transporter permease: MKRRSNRTWAVLTYVPAVTWAIISLAPLLWILMLSLKPQIEWNSFPPTLFPKDPTGSNYMSAAVNSPIVTYFTNSLIVTGVSLILSLLVGSLAGYALGRLSFPFRNAIFMAIFSVRMIPALLTVIPLYVLMHSLGLLDSLAGIILVYTATGIPMVIFVMKDFLEGLSKEIEEAAMIDGCSRMRIFFTILLPLVRPGLAAAAILVFVRTWNEFLIALTLTSSDGMRTIPVGLRSALGERMGEIGPMAAYTIIAIVPIIILFLFFQKHFVGGLSQGSSK, translated from the coding sequence ATGAAACGTCGATCAAACCGCACTTGGGCCGTGCTCACCTATGTACCTGCCGTGACTTGGGCAATCATCTCGCTGGCTCCGCTGCTCTGGATTCTGATGCTGTCCCTCAAGCCGCAGATCGAGTGGAACAGCTTTCCCCCTACCCTTTTCCCGAAGGATCCAACCGGGAGCAACTATATGAGCGCTGCCGTCAATTCGCCGATTGTGACTTATTTTACGAACAGCCTGATCGTGACCGGCGTGTCCCTGATTTTGTCGCTGCTGGTCGGTTCCCTGGCAGGGTATGCGCTCGGAAGACTCAGCTTCCCGTTCCGCAACGCGATTTTCATGGCGATCTTCTCCGTACGGATGATTCCCGCTCTGCTGACGGTGATCCCGCTGTACGTGCTGATGCATTCCCTCGGTCTGCTTGACTCCCTGGCGGGCATCATCCTCGTTTATACGGCGACCGGCATTCCGATGGTCATTTTCGTCATGAAAGATTTCCTTGAAGGATTGTCCAAGGAGATTGAAGAAGCGGCAATGATTGACGGCTGCTCGCGGATGCGGATTTTCTTTACTATCTTGCTGCCTCTGGTTCGGCCCGGCTTGGCCGCCGCAGCGATTCTGGTATTCGTCCGTACATGGAACGAATTCCTGATCGCCTTGACCTTGACCTCCTCGGACGGAATGCGGACGATCCCCGTGGGCCTGCGCAGCGCATTGGGAGAACGAATGGGCGAGATCGGGCCGATGGCCGCTTACACCATCATCGCCATCGTGCCGATTATTATTTTGTTTCTCTTTTTCCAGAAGCATTTCGTCGGAGGACTGTCTCAAGGTTCTTCCAAGTAA
- a CDS encoding ABC transporter substrate-binding protein yields the protein MKRRLWITLASLILAGSLTLTGCGSNPGSSGNPGSSAGDNKKELVIWDWADPYKAEISGPMDKVIADYKAENPDVELKIEKITNDSLRTKLLAAVSADNLPDVAFLDGQWLAEFQATGMLADLSSYTNGWDGSSDFPEKVWDSVVFDGKVYGIPGDGDVRTLLYRKDLLEKTGLQPPKTWSDLVTAAKALMEAGKSEGIQYGFALNGGDSEHTSMRSLPWIWALGGDFVDDSGKPTLNSAPVVQTVQFMSDLVAKEKVAPPDSYMKTKKEVASSIISGQAAMAIVGSWEWRSDANFLGQSNLTDKLGSAAIPVPDGASADSPATAVGYGTWVVFDNSQNKDAAWKWIEKVTSPEHEIEIFKNGTGNMPMRLSAYQDEVFTSDPIFQSFVDIMPYARPRAKTDKYEVISKAYREAVQQVLGGQLSPQEALDNAQKKIPQ from the coding sequence ATGAAAAGAAGATTATGGATCACCTTGGCAAGTCTCATTTTGGCAGGTTCATTGACCCTAACGGGATGCGGTTCCAATCCCGGCAGTTCTGGAAACCCCGGCAGTTCGGCTGGGGATAACAAGAAAGAGCTTGTGATTTGGGATTGGGCGGACCCATACAAAGCCGAAATTAGCGGACCGATGGACAAGGTCATCGCCGATTATAAGGCCGAAAACCCGGACGTCGAGCTGAAAATCGAAAAGATCACTAATGATTCGCTCCGCACCAAGTTGCTCGCGGCCGTATCTGCAGACAACCTGCCGGACGTTGCCTTCCTGGATGGACAATGGCTGGCCGAATTCCAGGCAACCGGCATGCTGGCGGATCTAAGCTCATATACCAACGGATGGGACGGGTCCAGCGATTTTCCAGAAAAAGTGTGGGATTCCGTCGTATTCGACGGGAAGGTTTATGGAATTCCCGGCGACGGCGACGTAAGAACGCTGCTTTATCGAAAAGATCTGTTGGAAAAGACGGGACTACAGCCGCCGAAAACCTGGAGCGACCTTGTAACTGCCGCCAAAGCACTGATGGAAGCCGGCAAATCGGAAGGAATTCAGTACGGCTTTGCCTTGAACGGCGGCGACTCGGAGCACACGTCCATGCGTTCCTTGCCTTGGATCTGGGCTCTGGGTGGGGATTTCGTCGACGATAGCGGCAAGCCGACACTGAACAGCGCTCCGGTCGTGCAAACCGTGCAGTTTATGTCCGATCTGGTGGCGAAGGAGAAAGTAGCACCTCCCGATAGCTACATGAAAACGAAAAAGGAAGTAGCCTCCAGCATCATCAGCGGTCAGGCGGCCATGGCGATCGTCGGGTCCTGGGAATGGCGCAGCGATGCCAATTTCCTCGGGCAGAGCAATTTGACGGACAAGCTCGGCTCCGCCGCCATTCCGGTGCCTGACGGCGCATCTGCCGATAGTCCGGCCACGGCGGTAGGTTATGGGACCTGGGTAGTGTTCGACAACTCCCAAAACAAAGATGCGGCCTGGAAATGGATTGAAAAGGTAACCTCGCCGGAGCATGAAATCGAAATCTTCAAAAACGGCACCGGCAACATGCCGATGCGCTTGTCCGCTTATCAGGACGAGGTCTTCACCTCCGACCCGATCTTTCAAAGCTTTGTCGATATTATGCCTTACGCCCGTCCGCGCGCCAAAACGGACAAGTACGAAGTCATATCCAAGGCGTACCGCGAAGCGGTTCAGCAAGTCCTTGGCGGTCAACTGTCGCCGCAGGAAGCGCTCGACAACGCGCAGAAAAAGATTCCCCAATAG
- a CDS encoding ABC transporter permease: MKTFLNVLAAERLKMSRSRLWLVLLASPLLSTLIGLLMNLPDGADAWPALLGGMSMLHAMLFLPIMAGLFASFICRYEHTGGGWKQLLVLPVSRPAVYMAKFTVVISLLAATQLIFLVMLLIVSQVQGLAWPIPWSMIAVSLIGGLVACLPLVALQLGVSLAWSSFAAPLAVNVSLTIPNMLIVNSDKVAPFYPWAQPILAMMPKGEADYGAFNLPIENLLITVLGSFLIFLAAGILYFRRKAV; this comes from the coding sequence ATGAAAACGTTTCTGAACGTGCTTGCCGCGGAGCGGCTCAAAATGTCGCGTTCCCGCCTTTGGCTGGTATTGCTCGCCAGCCCCCTGCTATCCACCCTGATCGGCCTTCTCATGAACCTGCCGGACGGGGCCGACGCCTGGCCGGCGCTCCTCGGCGGGATGTCCATGCTGCACGCTATGCTGTTTCTGCCGATCATGGCCGGATTGTTCGCTTCGTTCATCTGCCGCTACGAGCATACCGGTGGCGGCTGGAAACAGCTGCTCGTCCTGCCCGTTTCACGCCCGGCCGTTTATATGGCCAAATTTACCGTCGTGATTTCCTTGTTGGCGGCGACCCAGCTTATCTTTCTGGTCATGCTGCTGATCGTCTCTCAGGTGCAAGGCCTCGCTTGGCCGATTCCGTGGAGCATGATCGCCGTCAGCCTGATCGGCGGCCTGGTCGCCTGCCTGCCGCTGGTGGCGCTGCAGCTCGGCGTCTCGCTGGCCTGGTCCAGCTTTGCCGCCCCGCTCGCCGTCAACGTCTCGCTGACGATTCCGAACATGCTGATCGTCAACTCGGACAAAGTCGCTCCGTTTTATCCGTGGGCCCAGCCGATTCTGGCGATGATGCCGAAAGGGGAAGCCGACTACGGGGCGTTTAATCTGCCCATAGAAAACCTGCTTATCACAGTGCTGGGCAGCTTCCTGATTTTTCTCGCCGCGGGCATCCTGTATTTCCGCCGGAAGGCCGTTTAA